CCATGAAGAGGTTAAGAATTAGCTATAAAAAAAACTCTCAACCATCCCAAGGCCTGCGAAACAAAAAGACAAATCTTTCAAGGAAAAATCGCAGAATATAAACGTTTGGGAAAGCCAATTGTATATATTGATGAAAGCGGGTTTGCCCATGATATGCCCCGCACCCACGGTTACTCCAAAATAGGACAGCGATGTTTTGGTACTCATGATTGGGGAGCAAAAGGAAGAACAAATGCAATAGGGGCATTACTTGGAACAAGCCTCCTTACACTTGCGTTATTCGAGTGCAATATTAATACAGACGCCTTTTCCATTTGGGCAGAGGAGGACTTGCTACCGAAACTTCCCTCTGAAAGTATTCTGGTTATGGATAATGCTTCATTCCATAAAAGCAAATCTATGCAAGAGAAGATCCACGCTGCAGGCCATACCTTGGAATATCTTCCTCCCTATTCCCCTGATCTAAACCCTATTGAACACAAGTGGGCACAGGCAAAGTCTAAGCGAAGAAAATATCAATGTGGAATAGACGAACTTTTCAAGGAGCACTGCCTATAACTAATTTAAGTCACTTTAGCTATAGACCAAATTCACACCTTAGGATGGCTCATTGGTGGTTTTGACAAGGCTTCGGAGACTCCATATGCTTACAGTGCCGGTGGAAAACAATAGGTCTCTTATGACAACCAAGACTCTGTTGCTTCCAAAATGGCACTTATTAAGCAGCACTCTTTAGGTGGCGCTATGATGTGGTCACTTGACGATGATGACTTTAACAACAAGTTTCCGCTTCTGACAAAAATCAATCAAGAGCTGAATCCTTAATAATTAGGATAGGGGTCATCTGAATAGATGGCCTCAAATGGTGGGGGGTTGGAAACTTTCATGTACTTTCCAACTACCTTTCCATCTTGAATCATAATATAGTAGCGACGCTGCTCGATCACTTGCGTCCCCATGGTAATTTTTTCGATATATTCGTAGGTCTCTTTTCCTTCCCCTTTTGATACAATTTTGTAAGGCTTGCCATATTGCTTTTCAATATCCTGCGTTGTCATTCCCATTTCAACTTCAGCATACTTATCGCGGGTCATGATTTCACCACTCGCGCCACACCCCATCAAGAATAAAAGCCCTAACAAAAAAACATATTTCATAAATTACCTACCTATCTTAGGTAATAACCATTGCAAATATTATTATCAACAGGTCTGTTGTAAGATTCAATAAAAATAAAATTTAACAGAAACCTTTTCAGCTAGTTAATCTACTCATGTTTTCAAACATAGACGGAGGTATTATGTCTGATTTAACAAATTTCCATAGCCATCAGTTGCAAAGCAACATTACGACTTTCAATCGGTGCATTAGAAGAGATTTCTGGAAAGTTTGAGATTATCGCATCATTGGTTCAGAACGCTGTGACAGAGAAGATTGACTTATCTTCAATTCATCTTGTTAACCCCATGGGATATGAAGCAGCAAAAGAAGCGCTAGATTATATCAAGAGCGAATTTAGTAAAGCTATCCATGTTGAAGGTCGCATTATTGTGAGATTAAACTCTCCTAGATAAAGCGGCTAGTTACTTTTTTCTAACTCGTTTTGACCTTCCAGTGGACGCCAGATTTTTCCGTGGATGACCGTGCGAAAATCGTCATTGGTGGAATATTCAGCGTGCATAAGATAGGTATCGGAGACTTCCCCTTTTTCATAAAATTCGAACCCTTCAAAGCCAAGGTGGTCGAGGCGAAATTCCCAACCGATTAGATTGTCATTGATCATCCCCTTGCCAATAACTTTGCCAAGAGATTGGTTTTCAAGTTCAATATGAAACCCTCTTCGGGTGATATTATAAAAGGCGAATTGGTTTTGCATCACATCTGAGAGCCCTGAAATTTGAATTTCTTGAAGGGAGTCGACACGCCCCTTTTCATCGACCTCAGGAACTTTCCATCGCGTGTAAAAAGCAAGCTCTTCATCCATCATTGAGAGGGTGATTTTCCCTTCTCCAATCCATGAACCAGATTTAAAAATAAACGGATGCTTTGTCAAAACATAAACCTTCTTGTGTAAACACTTTGCAGCATACCAAGGGCGCCCATTGTCAACGTGACGGAAGAGCCTCCATAGGTTACTAATACCAAAGGTACTCCAGTAATGGGCAAAAAGCCGCACATCATTCCAATATTGATCACCACATGAATAGCTAGATACACAGCAATTCCGGAGGAAAGAACCCGCCCAAAATGGTCTCTAGCTACCGCTGTTACTTGAAAACTATAATAAATTAATCCGAAAAACAAGAGAAGCATGAAAATGGCCCCAAAAATTCCATATTCTTCTGCAAAAGCAGGGAAAACAGAATCGGTATGTGCCGCGGGGAGGAATTGCCTCCCTGTGAACATACTTTTTTTAAAACCGCTGCCAGTGTATCCCCCAAGAGCAATTGCTGTTTTAGCCGCTTGATGATGGTAGGTATCAGGATCAAACCTTTCGTACTGATATTCTTTTAAAACTTTTGTTGCGGCAGGACGGAGCTTTTCGTGGGAAAGGATCCCGGTAAAGATGAGGGAAATCAAGACTAAGGCAGCAACACCCATAATCGACATGATTTTTATGACTTTCCGTTTGATCCCACCAAAATAAAACATTCCCAGTGTCATGGGATATAAAACCATTGCAGAACCTAGATCAGGCTGCTTTAAAATGAGAACAAATGGGATGAAAACAATGAGCGAGGCTTGAAAAAAAGTTCTCCAATCCCCCACATTTCTCCCCTTTTTTTCAAGAAACCAACTCAGGGTAAGGACAAGAGAAAGTTTAGCATATTCAGAGGGTTGCAGAGTTCCTCCAACAAAAGGAATGCGGTACCAACGATGAACATGTTGAATAGATTCTGTAAAAAAAAGACCAAAGAGGAGTAAAATGGTCCCAACGTAGAGAACCCAGGCCCACTCACGGAGTTTGTGGTAGTCGAGGCCTGCAAAAAACAAGTAACAAAGGATTCCGACGCCAAAACGTTGAATCTGATTTTTGACTGTAGGAGTGAAGAAAAAGTCTTCTCCAGTAATTTGAACCTCAGAGGTGGTTGACGCTATAATCAAAATGCTCATCACCATTAAAATGGCGATGATCGGAAGGGTTCTTAAGTCGATTCGTCTTAAATATTGATGGTTCCACATATACGTATTCTCTAATATTTGGAGTTATTATGGTAGCAAAAGTCACCACAATTCATCTTGATACTGTCGATTCAACAAACACTTATGCTAAGGAAAACTACCAACAGTTCGGGCAGGATGAGATTACAAGAATTACTGCCGATGAGCAGTTGAAGGGACGAGGTCGTTTTAAAAGAGACTGGCTTTCTCCGAAGGGAATGAATATCTATCTCACCTATTATTTCACTTCAAATAAAAACCCGATGGATCTCAATAATTTAGCGCAGATCCTTTGTCTCTCTATTGCCAAACTTCTCAACAAGGAAGGGCTGAAACCCCAGATTAAATGGCCCAATGACGTTCTCGTGAATCAAAAGAAAATCTCTGGAGTCCTTTGTGAAACAATTGATCTTCAGGATAAATTTGGGGTGGTTTTAGGAGCTGGTATTAATATTAATATGCCGCAAAAACTCCTCGATGGCGTCGATCAACCTGCAACTTCTTTGATGATAGAAACCGGAAAAGAACATGACCGAGAAGGTTTAATTAAAACCCTCGACAAATTTTTTATCGAAGATTACCACCTTTATAAAAGGGATGGCTTTAAGCCCTTTTATATGAGTTATGATGCACTGCTTACCCATAAAGGGATGCCCATCACGCTTAAACAAAATACCCATACGATCTCAGGAACTCTCCACTCCTTAA
The window above is part of the Candidatus Neptunochlamydia sp. REUL1 genome. Proteins encoded here:
- a CDS encoding IS630 family transposase; protein product: MAEYKRLGKPIVYIDESGFAHDMPRTHGYSKIGQRCFGTHDWGAKGRTNAIGALLGTSLLTLALFECNINTDAFSIWAEEDLLPKLPSESILVMDNASFHKSKSMQEKIHAAGHTLEYLPPYSPDLNPIEHKWAQAKSKRRKYQCGIDELFKEHCL
- the bamE gene encoding outer membrane protein assembly factor BamE domain-containing protein yields the protein MKYVFLLGLLFLMGCGASGEIMTRDKYAEVEMGMTTQDIEKQYGKPYKIVSKGEGKETYEYIEKITMGTQVIEQRRYYIMIQDGKVVGKYMKVSNPPPFEAIYSDDPYPNY
- a CDS encoding FtsW/RodA/SpoVE family cell cycle protein, translated to MWNHQYLRRIDLRTLPIIAILMVMSILIIASTTSEVQITGEDFFFTPTVKNQIQRFGVGILCYLFFAGLDYHKLREWAWVLYVGTILLLFGLFFTESIQHVHRWYRIPFVGGTLQPSEYAKLSLVLTLSWFLEKKGRNVGDWRTFFQASLIVFIPFVLILKQPDLGSAMVLYPMTLGMFYFGGIKRKVIKIMSIMGVAALVLISLIFTGILSHEKLRPAATKVLKEYQYERFDPDTYHHQAAKTAIALGGYTGSGFKKSMFTGRQFLPAAHTDSVFPAFAEEYGIFGAIFMLLLFFGLIYYSFQVTAVARDHFGRVLSSGIAVYLAIHVVINIGMMCGFLPITGVPLVLVTYGGSSVTLTMGALGMLQSVYTRRFMF
- a CDS encoding biotin--[acetyl-CoA-carboxylase] ligase; amino-acid sequence: MVAKVTTIHLDTVDSTNTYAKENYQQFGQDEITRITADEQLKGRGRFKRDWLSPKGMNIYLTYYFTSNKNPMDLNNLAQILCLSIAKLLNKEGLKPQIKWPNDVLVNQKKISGVLCETIDLQDKFGVVLGAGININMPQKLLDGVDQPATSLMIETGKEHDREGLIKTLDKFFIEDYHLYKRDGFKPFYMSYDALLTHKGMPITLKQNTHTISGTLHSLNPDGRLNILLPDGKIQTLSSGEIKK